A genomic window from Vigna radiata var. radiata cultivar VC1973A chromosome 2, Vradiata_ver6, whole genome shotgun sequence includes:
- the LOC106755409 gene encoding small heat shock protein, chloroplastic isoform X2, which translates to MAHALSSNLALNLPTSRYLLHSRPTQLKPARFMVMGDAREKLDHIPKPNKNHHPLPKKKAAPAAPIGLWDRFPTARTMQEMMETMERMMEDPFAFSTLEWPSSPLPSEGVGGYRRRGRAPWEVKEGESEYKMRFDMPGMNKEDVKVWVEEKMLVVKAEKAPKKKEMVQQDQRPRQPEEEEEEGWSAKSYGRYSSRIALPDNVQFENIKAEVKDGVLYIAIPKANTSYSNILDIQVQ; encoded by the exons ATGGCACACGCTTTGTCCTCTAATCTGGCTCTTAACCTTCCCACATCGAGGTATCTTCTTCACTCCAGACCAACCCAGTTGAAGCCAGCGAGGTTCATGGTCATGGGAGATGCAAGAGAAAAGCTTGACCACATCCCAAAACCCAACAAGAACCACCATCCTCTTCCCAAGAAGAAAGCTGCCCCTGCTGCACCCATAG GGTTGTGGGACAGGTTTCCTACGGCGAGAACAATGCAAGAGATGATGGAGACGATGGAGAGGATGATGGAGGACCCTTTTGCATTTAGCACGCTTGAGTGGCCTTCATCACCCTTACCGAGTGAGGGTGTGGGAGGGTACAGAAGAAGAGGAAGGGCACCATGGGAAGTGAAAGAGGGAGAGAGTGAGTACAAGATGAGGTTTGACATGCCTGGGATGAACAAAGAGGATGTGAAAGTCTGGGTGGAGGAAAAGATGCTTGTGGTTAAAGCAGAAAAGGCAccaaagaagaaagagatggTTCAACAGGATCAACGGCCGAGGCAAccagaagaggaagaagaagagggatgGTCTGCAAAGAGCTATGGCAGGTATAGCAGTAGGATTGCTCTGCCCGACAATGTCCAGTTTGAGAATATTAAGGCTGAGGTTAAGGATGGTGTTCTCTACATAGCCATTCCCAAAGCTAATACTAGTTACTCCAACATCCTAGATATCCAAGTTCAATGA
- the LOC106755409 gene encoding small heat shock protein, chloroplastic isoform X1 yields MAHALSSNLALNLPTSRYLLHSRPTQLKPARFMVMGDAREKLDHIPKPNKNHHPLPKKKAAPAAPIAGLWDRFPTARTMQEMMETMERMMEDPFAFSTLEWPSSPLPSEGVGGYRRRGRAPWEVKEGESEYKMRFDMPGMNKEDVKVWVEEKMLVVKAEKAPKKKEMVQQDQRPRQPEEEEEEGWSAKSYGRYSSRIALPDNVQFENIKAEVKDGVLYIAIPKANTSYSNILDIQVQ; encoded by the exons ATGGCACACGCTTTGTCCTCTAATCTGGCTCTTAACCTTCCCACATCGAGGTATCTTCTTCACTCCAGACCAACCCAGTTGAAGCCAGCGAGGTTCATGGTCATGGGAGATGCAAGAGAAAAGCTTGACCACATCCCAAAACCCAACAAGAACCACCATCCTCTTCCCAAGAAGAAAGCTGCCCCTGCTGCACCCATAG CAGGGTTGTGGGACAGGTTTCCTACGGCGAGAACAATGCAAGAGATGATGGAGACGATGGAGAGGATGATGGAGGACCCTTTTGCATTTAGCACGCTTGAGTGGCCTTCATCACCCTTACCGAGTGAGGGTGTGGGAGGGTACAGAAGAAGAGGAAGGGCACCATGGGAAGTGAAAGAGGGAGAGAGTGAGTACAAGATGAGGTTTGACATGCCTGGGATGAACAAAGAGGATGTGAAAGTCTGGGTGGAGGAAAAGATGCTTGTGGTTAAAGCAGAAAAGGCAccaaagaagaaagagatggTTCAACAGGATCAACGGCCGAGGCAAccagaagaggaagaagaagagggatgGTCTGCAAAGAGCTATGGCAGGTATAGCAGTAGGATTGCTCTGCCCGACAATGTCCAGTTTGAGAATATTAAGGCTGAGGTTAAGGATGGTGTTCTCTACATAGCCATTCCCAAAGCTAATACTAGTTACTCCAACATCCTAGATATCCAAGTTCAATGA